The following are from one region of the Alkalimarinus sediminis genome:
- the pgi gene encoding glucose-6-phosphate isomerase, which yields MKPNLTDLPSWSALESHAEQIKPLHMRDMFANDPERFERFFTEAAGIKLDYSKNRITPETKSLLTELAREAQLPEKIEAMFQGKAINTTEQRPALHIALRNLTNGPIEVDGSDIMPEVRDTLQQMDKFVWRIHSAQWRGFSNKPFTDIISIGIGGSFLGPKLVSAALKPYWNNALNCHYVANIDGSHITEVLKHVNPETTLFIIQSKSFGTQETLENTKVARSWFLRNGGNLETIAKHFVAVTANTQSAIDFGIQEDNIFPMWDWVGGRYSLWSAIGLPIALAIGMDGFKALLSGANAMDNHFRTAPLEENLPVTLGLLGIWYGNFLGADSHAILPYDHYLRGLPAHIQQLDMESNGKSVDLNGDPTDYTTGPIIWGGAGANGQHAYHQLLHQGTRLSPADFIIPLQSHNPVANHHAILFANCLSQTQALMQGKTAQEAKQELLDKGLGEDEAEKLAPHKVISGNKPSNTLLFDKATPRTVGALIALYEHKVYVQGAIWNINSFDQWGVELGKQLGNEILNKLLQSSSSAQLDASTEGLVDLYSQYGASI from the coding sequence TTGAAGCCTAACCTAACAGACCTGCCGAGTTGGTCAGCACTAGAATCTCATGCTGAGCAAATTAAACCGCTACATATGCGCGACATGTTTGCTAATGATCCTGAACGCTTTGAGCGCTTTTTCACTGAAGCGGCTGGAATTAAACTCGATTACTCCAAAAACAGAATTACACCAGAGACTAAGTCTCTATTAACAGAGCTCGCTCGGGAGGCTCAGCTTCCTGAAAAAATCGAAGCGATGTTTCAGGGTAAGGCGATTAATACTACCGAGCAAAGACCCGCACTGCATATTGCGCTCCGAAACCTAACCAATGGCCCTATCGAAGTCGACGGCAGCGATATCATGCCAGAAGTACGAGATACGCTACAGCAGATGGATAAGTTTGTTTGGAGAATTCATAGCGCACAGTGGCGCGGATTTTCTAACAAACCTTTTACAGATATCATCAGTATTGGTATCGGTGGTTCATTTCTCGGACCAAAATTAGTATCTGCAGCGTTAAAGCCGTACTGGAACAACGCCCTAAATTGCCACTATGTTGCCAATATTGATGGCAGTCATATAACCGAAGTACTCAAGCACGTTAACCCCGAAACCACCCTATTTATTATTCAGTCTAAATCATTTGGCACTCAAGAAACCCTGGAAAATACCAAAGTCGCAAGAAGCTGGTTTTTGCGTAACGGGGGCAACCTAGAAACTATCGCCAAGCACTTTGTTGCTGTTACCGCTAACACACAGTCAGCGATAGACTTTGGCATTCAGGAAGACAATATATTCCCCATGTGGGACTGGGTTGGCGGTCGCTACTCTCTATGGTCTGCCATCGGTCTTCCGATAGCCCTGGCCATTGGGATGGACGGGTTTAAGGCACTACTGTCAGGCGCCAATGCCATGGATAATCATTTTAGAACAGCTCCGCTAGAAGAGAATCTACCTGTTACGCTTGGGCTCCTAGGCATCTGGTATGGTAACTTTTTAGGGGCTGACTCCCATGCTATTCTCCCCTATGACCACTATTTAAGAGGCTTACCCGCCCACATTCAGCAGCTTGATATGGAGAGTAATGGTAAATCTGTTGACTTGAATGGAGATCCAACCGACTACACCACCGGCCCAATTATATGGGGTGGTGCAGGAGCTAACGGACAACACGCTTACCACCAACTTTTACACCAAGGGACCCGCCTCTCTCCGGCAGATTTTATTATCCCATTGCAGAGCCACAATCCAGTGGCAAACCACCATGCTATTCTATTTGCCAACTGCCTAAGCCAGACCCAAGCACTGATGCAAGGGAAAACCGCACAGGAAGCAAAACAAGAGTTATTAGACAAAGGGTTGGGCGAAGACGAAGCAGAAAAACTTGCGCCTCATAAGGTAATTTCTGGCAACAAACCTTCGAATACATTGCTGTTTGATAAAGCAACCCCCAGAACAGTGGGTGCCCTGATCGCACTCTATGAGCACAAGGTTTATGTTCAAGGCGCCATCTGGAACATAAACTCATTTGATCAGTGGGGAGTGGAGCTAGGAAAACAACTCGGTAATGAAATTCTCAACAAACTTCTGCAGAGCTCATCCTCGGCACAGCTTGATGCCTCTACCGAGGGATTAGTCGACCTTTATAGCCAATACGGAGCATCTATTTAA
- the panC gene encoding pantoate--beta-alanine ligase, with protein MNTVHTIKELRSIVAQQRKKGQRIVFVPTMGNLHEGHIALVTEGLSHGDFVITSIFVNPLQFGANEDLDAYPRTLEQDQQKLADAGNHLVFAPSANEIYPQGMESQSKVIVPELTELHCGASRPGHFTGVSTVVTMLFNMIQPDVAIFGEKDYQQLAVIRKMVKDLFMPIEIIGLPTARDTDGLAKSSRNGYLSPEERAIAPRLYEIINLTAEKIRQGQRDFTQLTREAESLLKEHHFKPDYFNIADSSTLELADKTTQSITILAAAFLGGTRLIDNLTI; from the coding sequence ATGAATACGGTACATACCATCAAAGAGTTGCGCAGCATAGTCGCGCAGCAGCGAAAAAAAGGTCAACGCATCGTTTTTGTTCCGACTATGGGCAACCTTCACGAAGGTCATATTGCCCTGGTAACAGAGGGGTTATCCCATGGCGACTTTGTCATTACTAGTATTTTTGTTAACCCGTTACAATTTGGTGCCAATGAAGACCTAGACGCCTACCCTAGAACATTAGAACAAGATCAGCAAAAACTTGCCGATGCAGGCAACCATCTTGTATTTGCACCATCAGCTAATGAGATATACCCGCAAGGTATGGAGAGTCAAAGCAAGGTTATTGTGCCAGAACTGACTGAATTACACTGCGGCGCCAGTCGACCAGGCCACTTTACCGGCGTATCTACCGTCGTTACCATGCTGTTTAACATGATCCAACCCGATGTTGCTATATTTGGCGAAAAGGACTACCAGCAGCTAGCAGTCATTCGAAAAATGGTAAAAGATCTATTTATGCCGATTGAAATTATCGGCTTACCTACCGCCAGAGATACCGACGGCTTAGCTAAAAGCTCACGCAATGGTTACTTGAGCCCAGAAGAGCGAGCTATTGCACCTAGGTTATACGAGATCATCAACCTCACTGCAGAAAAAATTCGACAAGGTCAACGGGACTTCACACAACTTACCCGCGAAGCTGAATCCCTTTTAAAAGAGCACCACTTTAAACCTGACTACTTTAATATTGCCGACAGCAGCACACTAGAGTTGGCCGATAAAACAACACAATCTATTACAATTTTGGCTGCTGCTTTTCTTGGTGGAACTCGTCTTATAGACAACCTAACAATATAG
- the panB gene encoding 3-methyl-2-oxobutanoate hydroxymethyltransferase, whose protein sequence is MMPTTIQSLRACKEAGEKFTCLTGYDSTFSHLIGSAGVEVILVGDSLGMVLQGHDSTLPVTMEQMIYHTEAVKRGNQGALIMADMPFMSYATPEQALENAALLMQAGAHLVKIEGGDWLCDTISMLSERGIPVCAHLGLTPQSVNKLGGYKVQGREAAQAEEMIAHAVAQERAGADLILLECVPSELANKLTKSISAPVIGIGAGAGTDGQVLVMHDLLGITPGRRPKFVKDFMAESNSIEGAIKAYVEAVKTGQFPGSEHSFS, encoded by the coding sequence ATAATGCCCACTACAATTCAATCATTGAGAGCCTGCAAAGAAGCAGGCGAAAAGTTCACCTGCCTAACAGGCTACGACTCGACCTTCTCCCATCTTATTGGTTCAGCAGGCGTTGAAGTTATCCTTGTGGGAGATTCATTAGGCATGGTTTTGCAAGGGCACGACAGCACCTTGCCGGTCACCATGGAGCAGATGATCTATCACACTGAGGCAGTCAAACGGGGCAACCAAGGGGCTTTAATTATGGCTGACATGCCATTTATGTCCTACGCCACACCTGAACAAGCACTCGAAAACGCAGCACTGTTAATGCAAGCAGGTGCCCACCTAGTAAAAATAGAAGGGGGTGATTGGCTTTGCGATACCATCAGCATGCTCAGCGAGAGAGGGATCCCGGTCTGCGCTCATTTAGGCCTAACACCTCAGTCAGTCAATAAACTTGGCGGCTATAAGGTTCAAGGTCGTGAAGCCGCCCAAGCAGAAGAGATGATTGCACATGCCGTTGCCCAAGAACGTGCAGGAGCAGACCTTATTCTTTTAGAGTGCGTACCTAGCGAACTAGCTAACAAGCTAACGAAAAGTATTTCGGCTCCTGTGATAGGTATTGGCGCTGGCGCAGGTACTGATGGGCAGGTACTGGTGATGCACGATTTATTAGGCATTACACCTGGCCGCAGACCTAAGTTCGTTAAAGACTTTATGGCTGAGAGTAATTCCATTGAAGGCGCAATAAAGGCCTATGTAGAGGCTGTTAAAACCGGTCAATTCCCCGGTTCCGAGCACTCTTTCAGTTAA
- the folK gene encoding 2-amino-4-hydroxy-6-hydroxymethyldihydropteridine diphosphokinase: MTKSTNTVYIGLGSNLNEPAKQLETALRTLAELPNCELIRHSSFYCSKPVGPQDQPDFVNAAAQISTTLSPESLLKQLQLIEQGQGRIKKRHWGERTIDLDILLFNSDLIDLPELSIPHKEIGNRDFVLKPLLELDANLALPDGTSLHSLLQQCPDNRLQLHSSQC; encoded by the coding sequence GTGACAAAATCAACCAATACTGTCTATATTGGCCTTGGCAGCAATCTTAATGAGCCAGCCAAACAGTTAGAAACAGCGTTACGCACACTGGCAGAACTGCCGAATTGCGAGTTGATTCGTCATTCATCGTTCTATTGCAGCAAGCCTGTCGGCCCGCAAGACCAGCCAGATTTTGTCAACGCAGCAGCACAAATTTCAACAACACTTTCACCAGAGTCTCTACTAAAACAACTTCAACTGATAGAGCAAGGGCAAGGGCGAATTAAAAAGCGGCACTGGGGTGAGCGGACTATCGACTTGGATATCCTACTATTTAATAGCGACCTTATCGACTTGCCCGAGCTATCTATTCCTCACAAAGAGATAGGCAATAGAGACTTTGTGCTAAAGCCTCTGCTAGAGCTCGACGCCAACCTTGCCCTGCCAGACGGCACTAGTCTTCACTCTCTGTTACAACAATGCCCTGATAACCGACTACAGCTTCATTCAAGCCAATGTTAA
- the pcnB gene encoding polynucleotide adenylyltransferase PcnB, which yields MVLKKAKRLWDRVKNGANPLGSEETPQSQLKIIPRDNHPISRKDISSPALKVLYRLNNADYQAYLVGGGVRDLLLGLHPKDFDIATDAHPEEVHGLFKNSRLIGRRFKLVHVLFGREVIEVATFRGHHEAPALSANESKSSEHGMLLRDNVYGTMEEDALRRDFTVNALYYCVKDFTIYDYANGLEDIRKRELRLIGDPETRYREDPVRMLRAVRFAVKLDFTIAAETEKPIFELASLLGNIPAARLFDEVLKLMLSGKALTTFRMLRHYNLFGQLFPGPERSLNQGPERYLRLIEQALVNTDTRIKQKKPVTPAFLYASLLWPALEDQWEKNKGNGTPPFPALQQAAQKVINIQCKSTSIPKRFSLNMKEIWELQLRLPRRSGNKAAQMISHPRFRAAYDFLLLREESGENLDGLGQWWTDYQASDENAQRKMSNSAKHPGPRPRRRKKRYSGSPPSSNR from the coding sequence GTGGTTTTAAAAAAGGCAAAGCGTCTATGGGATCGCGTTAAAAACGGCGCAAACCCACTCGGCAGTGAAGAAACTCCTCAATCGCAACTAAAGATAATTCCTCGAGACAACCACCCTATTTCCCGTAAGGATATCAGCTCTCCTGCGCTAAAGGTTCTCTACCGATTAAACAACGCAGACTATCAAGCCTACCTTGTTGGCGGTGGTGTCCGAGACCTTTTACTTGGGCTTCACCCCAAAGACTTTGACATTGCAACAGATGCTCACCCCGAAGAAGTTCACGGACTATTCAAGAACTCACGTTTAATCGGACGGCGCTTTAAGTTAGTTCATGTTTTGTTTGGGCGTGAAGTAATCGAAGTTGCGACATTTAGAGGGCACCACGAAGCGCCTGCACTCAGTGCTAATGAAAGCAAAAGCTCCGAGCATGGCATGCTGCTCAGAGATAACGTCTATGGCACTATGGAAGAAGACGCTCTCAGGCGTGACTTTACCGTTAATGCCCTCTACTACTGTGTCAAAGACTTCACCATTTACGACTATGCAAATGGCCTAGAAGACATCAGAAAGCGCGAACTGAGACTGATAGGTGACCCTGAAACACGATACAGAGAAGACCCGGTACGCATGCTTCGGGCGGTTCGCTTCGCGGTCAAACTGGACTTTACTATTGCGGCAGAAACCGAAAAGCCAATCTTTGAACTTGCCTCTTTACTCGGCAATATTCCAGCCGCTCGTCTATTTGATGAAGTATTAAAGCTGATGCTGTCTGGCAAAGCACTAACCACCTTTAGAATGCTAAGACACTATAATTTGTTTGGCCAGCTATTCCCAGGACCAGAACGAAGCCTTAACCAAGGCCCTGAGCGCTATTTAAGACTAATTGAACAAGCCCTGGTCAATACCGACACCCGCATTAAACAGAAGAAACCAGTCACGCCAGCATTTTTGTATGCATCACTATTGTGGCCTGCACTTGAAGACCAGTGGGAAAAAAACAAAGGAAATGGCACCCCGCCCTTCCCTGCCCTGCAGCAAGCGGCGCAGAAAGTCATCAATATCCAATGTAAATCGACATCAATCCCTAAACGCTTCAGCCTCAACATGAAGGAGATATGGGAGCTGCAACTCCGGCTACCAAGACGAAGCGGCAATAAAGCAGCTCAGATGATAAGCCACCCTCGTTTTAGGGCTGCTTATGATTTTCTCTTATTGCGAGAAGAAAGCGGCGAGAATCTTGACGGTCTTGGCCAATGGTGGACTGACTATCAAGCCTCAGACGAAAACGCACAACGAAAGATGTCCAACAGCGCAAAACACCCAGGCCCGAGACCTAGACGCCGTAAAAAGCGTTATAGCGGGAGCCCGCCTAGTTCAAATCGCTGA
- a CDS encoding sigma-54-dependent transcriptional regulator: MKHILVVEDEEIIRTALHKLLVHNGYGVDQAESVQDAIDNYQFDEFDLIISDLRLPGRPGTDLIELAANKPVLIMTSYASLRSAVDSMKMGAIDYIAKPFDHDEMLLAVEQILEKQTLTEDNSSQALQDEPELADISQIGDLIYGQCHAMNKVFNLIAKVAPTDTTVLIQGESGTGKELAARALHTFSKRDSKPLICVNCAAIPETLIESELFGHEKGAFTGAVSARNGLIEAADGGTLFLDEIGELPLEAQARLLRVLQEGEIRRVGSTQSLKVNVRLIAATHRNLRALAKTGEFREDLYYRLNVMQLKLPPLREREGDILGLAKLLLQNVSEKLGKTGMTLSPDAMKTIQEHDWPGNVREMENAIERAVILCDDSMITADLLDIETDADEFNIPKGLFAPSTAKPKPVRDKPKDLSLEDYFQHFVLEHQDQMSETELAQKLGISRKSLWERRQRLGIPRKKGC; the protein is encoded by the coding sequence ATGAAACACATTCTCGTAGTTGAAGATGAAGAGATTATTCGTACCGCGCTTCATAAGTTACTCGTACACAACGGCTATGGTGTAGATCAGGCCGAGTCTGTGCAAGATGCCATCGACAATTATCAGTTTGATGAGTTCGACCTTATCATTTCTGACTTACGACTCCCTGGGCGACCAGGTACCGACCTTATCGAGCTTGCGGCCAACAAGCCTGTTCTCATCATGACCAGCTATGCAAGCCTCCGATCGGCTGTTGATTCAATGAAGATGGGAGCGATCGACTATATAGCCAAACCCTTTGATCACGATGAGATGCTATTGGCGGTCGAGCAGATACTTGAGAAACAAACACTCACTGAAGACAACTCCTCCCAAGCCCTCCAAGATGAACCTGAACTAGCGGACATATCGCAAATTGGCGACCTGATCTACGGCCAATGCCACGCAATGAACAAGGTCTTTAACCTGATTGCCAAAGTAGCTCCGACCGATACCACTGTACTGATCCAGGGTGAGTCGGGCACAGGTAAAGAGTTAGCCGCTAGAGCACTACATACATTTAGCAAACGAGACAGCAAGCCTCTAATTTGCGTTAACTGCGCAGCTATTCCTGAAACACTAATTGAGTCAGAGCTATTTGGACACGAAAAAGGCGCCTTTACTGGGGCGGTCAGCGCAAGAAATGGACTGATTGAAGCCGCAGACGGGGGAACCCTGTTTCTAGATGAAATCGGTGAACTACCATTAGAAGCTCAAGCGCGACTGTTGCGCGTATTACAAGAAGGCGAAATTCGACGAGTAGGGTCAACACAATCACTGAAGGTAAATGTTCGTCTTATCGCTGCAACCCATAGAAATTTAAGAGCTCTGGCAAAAACCGGCGAATTTCGTGAAGATCTGTACTATCGACTAAATGTCATGCAACTCAAACTTCCACCACTAAGGGAGAGAGAAGGGGACATATTAGGGTTGGCAAAACTACTGCTCCAAAACGTGTCTGAGAAACTTGGCAAAACAGGCATGACGCTCTCCCCTGACGCCATGAAGACCATCCAGGAGCATGATTGGCCTGGTAACGTCCGCGAAATGGAAAACGCAATAGAGCGCGCCGTTATTCTCTGCGATGACAGCATGATTACTGCCGACCTGCTCGATATAGAAACCGATGCTGACGAGTTTAATATCCCAAAAGGCTTATTTGCACCTAGCACAGCCAAACCAAAACCTGTACGAGACAAACCTAAAGATCTCTCTTTAGAAGATTATTTTCAACACTTCGTGCTTGAACACCAAGACCAAATGAGCGAAACCGAACTAGCACAAAAATTAGGTATTAGCAGAAAAAGCTTGTGGGAACGGCGACAGCGGTTGGGCATTCCTCGCAAAAAAGGCTGTTAA
- a CDS encoding sensor histidine kinase, with amino-acid sequence MSFNLIQLFIIGLAYLLVLFGIAWATDKGFVPKRIVRHPLTYILSLGVYASAWAFYGSVGLAYEYGYGFLAYYLGVCGAFLLAPVLMLPILRITRAYQLSSLADLFAFRYRSQFAGTLVTLFTLMGTLALLSLQIQAVTNSIQILAPDAHPNLLGFVFCLVIIIFAFLFGARSTVSGENNDGLVMSIAFESIVKLIALMAVGYYAVSEVFGGFDQLNEWLQTQGPRVTAFDQTIADAPWRALLLIFFASALVMPHMFHMSFTENQNPQNLFKATWGLPLYLLLISLPIPPILWAGINLNAPTVPEYYTLGVSLSSQSPTLSIIAFIGGLSAASGMIIVTTLALAGMVLNHFVLPIYPPKRVDNIYSWLKWVKRGLIAIIIFLSYLFYLSTSDTVSLSLLGILAFSAMLQLLPGVLAVLYWPIGNRNGVISGMIVGITIWGFTMLSPLMFGYDAIDLFGGLIDYRLQRDDWHIYTFFALTANVSIFALVSILTQASRAEEAAAQACSVDTLSRPQRRELVASSSSEFKECLSKPLGAHVANREVERALNELNLPAVEYRPYALRRLRDQIEANLSGLMGPSIAQDIVKRNLSYKQMTPKGPGHDIHFVERSLEDYQSRLTGLAAELDSLRRYHRQTLQNLPIAACSLGHDLEILMWNQAMMSLTEVSPDQVIGSSLSAIPSPWAELLNDFAQGDLAHQHKKRVDLQGHPHWFNLHKSLIAGPQNSEGGLVILLEDQTENQLLEEKLIHSSRLASVGRFAAGVAHEIGNPVTGIACLAQNMKLETDDKEMLSTAQQIIDQTKRISNILQSLMNFSRSGNHSQTSASEPANIHRCIQEATNLLSLSDLASDIEYHNDCDTSLTVMGDEQRLVQVFINLLSNARDASPAGSVIKITGKIDGYSVIIDVTDQGSGIPQDQLNHIFEPFYTTKDPNKGTGLGLSLVYSIIEEHYGQIQVISPADEITGKGTIVKLSLPAHQSTNDETDKPAL; translated from the coding sequence ATGAGTTTTAACCTGATTCAGCTGTTCATTATTGGGCTTGCTTATCTATTAGTACTTTTTGGTATCGCATGGGCAACCGATAAAGGATTTGTTCCAAAACGTATCGTACGTCACCCTTTAACCTATATTCTCTCGCTAGGCGTTTATGCTAGTGCTTGGGCATTTTATGGCTCAGTCGGCTTGGCTTATGAGTATGGGTATGGTTTTTTAGCCTATTATCTTGGCGTCTGTGGCGCATTTTTATTAGCGCCGGTATTGATGCTGCCAATTCTTCGCATTACGCGCGCTTATCAGCTCTCATCTTTAGCCGATTTATTTGCCTTTAGATATCGCAGTCAATTTGCAGGTACACTGGTCACTTTATTCACATTAATGGGGACGCTTGCGCTGTTGAGTCTGCAAATTCAAGCAGTCACCAACTCAATACAAATTCTTGCCCCTGACGCACACCCTAATTTATTGGGTTTCGTGTTCTGCCTGGTGATCATCATCTTTGCATTCTTATTTGGCGCAAGAAGCACAGTCTCTGGCGAAAATAATGATGGCTTGGTGATGTCTATTGCCTTTGAGTCAATCGTTAAGCTAATCGCACTGATGGCGGTTGGGTATTATGCAGTCAGTGAGGTTTTTGGAGGTTTTGACCAGCTCAATGAGTGGCTGCAAACACAAGGTCCTCGAGTCACCGCATTTGACCAAACCATAGCAGATGCTCCCTGGCGCGCACTTTTACTTATATTTTTTGCATCTGCCTTAGTGATGCCCCATATGTTTCATATGTCCTTTACTGAGAATCAAAATCCACAAAATTTATTCAAAGCAACTTGGGGGCTGCCGCTTTATCTCTTATTAATTAGCCTGCCAATTCCTCCCATTTTATGGGCTGGCATTAACCTAAACGCACCCACTGTGCCAGAGTATTACACCCTTGGGGTGTCGTTATCGTCACAATCTCCAACCCTAAGCATTATTGCATTTATTGGAGGTCTCTCTGCTGCAAGCGGCATGATTATCGTCACCACTCTGGCATTGGCGGGAATGGTACTTAACCACTTTGTTCTGCCTATCTATCCACCTAAAAGAGTCGACAATATCTACAGCTGGCTAAAGTGGGTCAAACGAGGTTTAATTGCTATAATCATTTTTCTCTCGTACCTTTTCTACCTCTCCACCAGCGATACCGTTTCGCTTTCTTTGCTAGGTATTCTTGCTTTTTCTGCCATGCTGCAACTGCTTCCTGGTGTGCTAGCAGTGCTCTATTGGCCTATAGGCAATAGAAACGGCGTTATTAGCGGCATGATTGTCGGGATAACCATCTGGGGCTTCACTATGTTGAGCCCGTTGATGTTTGGTTACGATGCCATAGACTTATTTGGAGGACTGATAGACTATCGTTTACAGCGAGATGACTGGCATATTTATACCTTCTTCGCCCTCACTGCAAACGTCTCTATCTTTGCCCTTGTTTCCATTTTGACTCAAGCCTCGCGCGCAGAAGAGGCAGCCGCACAAGCATGCTCGGTAGATACGCTTTCACGACCTCAACGCAGAGAACTCGTTGCGAGCTCATCTAGCGAGTTTAAAGAGTGCCTTAGTAAACCTCTCGGTGCACACGTTGCCAATCGCGAAGTGGAGCGCGCATTAAACGAACTCAACTTACCTGCAGTAGAGTATCGCCCTTATGCATTGAGACGCTTACGAGATCAAATAGAAGCTAATTTATCGGGTCTAATGGGGCCGTCAATTGCTCAAGATATCGTAAAACGAAACCTTAGCTATAAACAAATGACGCCTAAAGGCCCAGGGCATGACATTCACTTCGTTGAACGCTCACTAGAGGACTATCAATCTAGACTAACCGGCCTTGCAGCTGAGCTAGACAGCCTAAGGCGCTACCATCGCCAAACACTGCAAAACCTGCCGATTGCGGCCTGCTCACTAGGTCATGACCTTGAGATTTTGATGTGGAACCAAGCAATGATGTCACTCACAGAGGTTTCACCTGACCAAGTTATAGGCTCTAGCCTTAGTGCAATTCCATCCCCTTGGGCAGAGCTACTTAATGATTTTGCTCAAGGAGACTTAGCGCACCAACATAAAAAACGCGTAGACCTACAAGGACATCCACACTGGTTTAATCTACATAAATCCCTCATTGCAGGCCCCCAAAACAGTGAAGGAGGACTGGTTATTCTGCTAGAAGATCAGACCGAAAACCAACTATTGGAAGAGAAGCTAATACACAGCAGCAGGCTTGCTTCTGTTGGTCGATTTGCAGCAGGGGTCGCCCATGAAATCGGAAACCCGGTAACCGGCATAGCCTGCCTTGCCCAAAACATGAAGCTAGAAACCGATGACAAAGAGATGCTCTCCACTGCCCAACAGATCATCGACCAAACTAAGCGGATATCCAATATCCTGCAGTCATTGATGAATTTTTCACGTTCGGGCAATCACTCTCAGACTAGCGCCTCAGAGCCTGCTAATATTCATCGCTGCATTCAAGAGGCCACAAACTTGCTATCACTAAGTGACCTAGCAAGTGATATTGAATATCACAACGATTGCGATACAAGCCTTACAGTGATGGGTGATGAACAGCGTTTAGTACAGGTATTTATTAACCTACTCTCAAATGCCAGAGATGCATCACCCGCAGGAAGCGTGATCAAGATCACTGGAAAAATAGACGGCTACTCCGTTATCATTGATGTTACCGATCAGGGGAGCGGTATCCCTCAAGACCAACTGAACCATATATTCGAGCCTTTTTATACCACTAAAGATCCAAACAAAGGCACAGGTTTAGGGTTATCACTGGTCTATAGCATCATTGAAGAACATTATGGGCAGATCCAAGTGATTAGTCCGGCAGATGAGATTACAGGTAAAGGCACCATCGTAAAATTAAGCCTACCTGCTCATCAATCCACTAACGATGAAACTGACAAACCGGCTTTATAA
- the gluQRS gene encoding tRNA glutamyl-Q(34) synthetase GluQRS, translated as MNHPHSIYRGRFAPSPTGPLHFGSLVAALASFLDARHNNGQWLVRIEDIDPLREVPGASSDILHTLESHHLCWDETICYQSQRSSAYELTIDQLKAKGHTYYCPCSRKTLTTNQGVHSPECNPAAPSKLLPCATRFRATNHRFHWHDLLLGPQSYLASEQSDDFVIKRKEGFYAYQLAVVCDDIEQNITHIVRGSDLLDSTPPQLALYDALTVKPPQFGHIPVILNSSGQKLSKQNLAPSINNSQVSQNLKQALSALNQPLPQALCNAPAEEIINWAITNWSLALVPKRHSLQGGWLTGSEL; from the coding sequence ATGAACCATCCTCATTCGATTTATCGTGGCAGATTTGCCCCTTCTCCTACCGGTCCATTACACTTTGGTTCTCTTGTGGCAGCATTAGCCAGCTTCCTGGATGCTCGCCATAACAACGGTCAATGGCTCGTCAGAATCGAAGATATAGACCCTCTTCGGGAGGTTCCAGGTGCAAGCAGCGATATCTTGCACACACTGGAATCCCATCACTTGTGTTGGGATGAGACGATATGCTATCAATCACAACGCAGCAGCGCCTACGAACTGACGATAGACCAACTTAAAGCAAAAGGGCATACCTATTACTGCCCTTGTAGTCGCAAAACACTCACCACCAACCAAGGAGTGCATAGCCCTGAGTGCAACCCTGCTGCGCCTTCAAAGCTCCTTCCATGCGCGACTCGGTTTCGTGCTACAAACCACCGCTTTCACTGGCATGATTTACTATTAGGCCCGCAGTCATATTTAGCGTCAGAGCAATCTGATGATTTTGTGATCAAACGCAAAGAGGGGTTTTATGCCTATCAACTCGCCGTCGTCTGCGACGACATAGAGCAAAACATCACCCACATTGTGCGCGGCAGCGACCTGCTAGATTCAACGCCACCTCAACTTGCACTGTATGATGCGCTTACTGTTAAGCCTCCCCAGTTTGGTCATATACCAGTCATTCTAAACAGTAGCGGACAAAAGCTCAGCAAGCAGAATTTAGCACCATCTATCAATAACTCGCAGGTTAGCCAAAATCTTAAACAGGCGCTCAGTGCACTGAATCAACCCTTGCCACAAGCGTTATGCAACGCACCCGCAGAAGAGATCATCAACTGGGCGATTACTAACTGGTCATTAGCGCTAGTGCCAAAAAGGCATTCGCTACAGGGTGGATGGCTCACTGGGTCTGAGTTATGA